Below is a genomic region from Bradyrhizobium sp. 1(2017).
GGTGCCGACGATGCCGGAGATGGTGCCGGCGATGAGGCCGACGGTGAGGACGAAGAGAAAGGCCAAAACAGTCTCCACGAATCGGGAGAGTTTAGCCCCGGGCCGCGATATGGGCGATCCGCGCTAGGCGAGGGAACCTATAGCGCTGCGCATGGGCATGCCGGTCTGGGCGCCGGCCTTGAGGCATTTCAACGCCGCGGTTTCGCAGCTCACCTCAAGGGCGCGTTGCAGCAACACGCCTTCGCGGAGCATGGCCGCGAACGCGCCGACAAACGTATCGCCGGCGCCGGTCGTATCCACCGGCGTGATGCGCGGGGCGGGTGCGCGCAGGCGGGTGCCCTCGGCCGTCACCGCCAGCGCGCCTTGTGCGCCGGCGGTCACGGTGCAAGTGAGGTCGCCGGTCCTGGCGAGGTCCGCGGCTGCGGCCTCGTAATTGGACGGAGCGAGGCCGATGGCTCCGGCGGCATCCAGCGCCTCATGCTCGTTGACCAGGAGATGGTCGGTCACGGCGAGAAGTTCCGTCACCATCTCACGGGTCATCTTCTCCGGGACGGGCGCAAGATTCCAGACGACGGTGCCGGCGGCCAATGTCGTCCGGCGCGCGGCCTCGAACGCTTGCTCAAAAGGCACTTCCATTTGAAGCACCAGCACCGTGTCGGGATTGAAGAGTTCGACAGGGAGATCGCCGGCGGTTGCGGTCATGTTGGCGCCGCTCGCCACCGTGATCGCGTTCTCGCCGGCCTGATCGACCGTGATGAAGGCGCAGCCGGTCGGCTCGTCGGCCCTGGTGACGAGATCGGCGTCGACGCCATTGGCCCTGAGATTTTCGATCGCGGTGTCGCCAAATCCGTCCCGGCCGACGCGGCCCGCCATGCGCACATGTCCAGGCCCGGCGATCCGCGCGGCGGCAACAGCCTGATTGGCGCCCTTGCCGCCGAAATGCGTCTGGTACGACGGTGCAAGCACCGTCCGGCCAGGGCCCGGGATGACCGGGACCTTCGCGACCAGATCGATATTGAGCGATCCGAACACCACGATCATGGCACGCAGACTATCAGCCTTGCTCGTCCATGACGCGCAATTTCTCCACCCGCCGGCGGAAATCCTCGTCGGTGGAGAATTCGGCGGAAAGGTATGAGGACACGAGATCCACCGCGAGCCAGGCACCGACGATCTGCGCACCGATGCACATGACGTTGACGTCGTCATGCTCGACGCTCTGATGCGCGGAGTGGACGTCGTGGCAGACCGCGGCGCGGATGCCCTTCATCTTGTTGGCGGCGATCGAGGCGCCGACGCCGGTACCGCACACCATGATGCCGCGCGCGGCTTCGCCCGACGTCACCTTCGCCGCCACGGCGCGCGCGATGTCGGGAAAGTCGACCGGCTTGTCGTCATGGGAGCCGACGTCGATGACGTCGTGGCCGAGCTTGCGGATATGATCGATGACAGTCTGCTTGAGTGGCCAGCCGGCGTGGTCGGATCCGATGACGAGACGCATGTAATGTCCTTCTTGATCTTGCATTGATCGTGACAGCCGCGTGCGGCTGTCACGATTGTTCGTTGGGTTCAGCTGCGCATGTCGGGCGGCAAATCCACCCCGTGGAACTTCTTGTAGATGGCGTTGAGCTTGCCGTTCTTGACGTTCTCGGTGATCCAGGCGTTGAGCTTGTCCATCAGGGGCTGTTCGCCCTTCTTCAGGCCGATGGCGAGGTCGAAGGTCGCCAGCGGAATCCGGGATTCGAACACGCGCGAGAGGTTCTTCACGCCGATCTGGTTGATGATGGTCGCGGACGAGCCGACGCAGTCCACCTGGCCCGACACCGCCGCCGTCACCATGGTGGCGTCGTCGTCATAGCGGGCGATCTTGAGGTCCTTGTCCTTCATGTTGGTGAGGGTGGTGTCCTGGGTGGTGCCGCGCGAGACGCCGATCGACTTGTCCTTGAGGTCGGGCCAGTCCTTGACGGTCGACGATTTCAGGCAGCCGACGTCGGATTGCAGCGTCGCATAGCGCTTGGTGAAGTCGATCACCTTGGCGCGCTCGGCCGTCACCGACAGCGTCGAGATGATGATGTCGGCCTTGCCGGTCAGGACGTTCGGAATGCGGGTCGCACCGGTGGTCTGGACGAACTCCAGCTCGAGCCCCCAGTCCTTGGCGAGCAGCTGGGCCACTTCGACGTCGGACCCGGTGGCCTTCATGGTGCTGTCCATCATGCCCGAGGGCGGGATGGCGAGGTCCGTCGAGATGCGGATCTTCTTCGCCTTCATGATGTCGTCGAGCAGATCGGCCGATGCCGGCGTTGCCGCCATCATGACGAGGCCGAACAGCGCAGCGGCCGTGCCCAGCAATCTCTTGTTTGTCATCCTTGGTTCTCCTCTCCTGTTATGATTTTAGGTTTCCGGTGCCCACGAATTGGGTGAGCTCCGGCGTCGTTGGTGACGTCAGGATCGAGGCGGGTCCGGTCTCGTGGACCTTGCCCCGATGCATGAACACGATCCGGTCGGCGATGCCCTTGGCGAAGCCCATCTCGTGGGTGACCATCACCATGGTCATGCCGTCAGCCGCGAGCTGCTCGATCACCTTCAGCACTTCGCCGGTGAGCTCGGGATCGAGCGCGGAGGTGACCTCGTCGAACAGCATCACCTTGGGCTGCATGGCGAGCGAACGGGCGATCGCGGCGCGCTGCTGCTGTCCGCCCGAGAGCTGCTCGGGATAGGCGTGCAGCTTCTCCTCGAGCCCCACCTGCGCGAGCACTTTTCGCGCAAGGTCTTTGGCCTCGCCGCTTGCCAATCCCTTCACCGCGCAGGGCGCGAGCGTGATGTTCTGCTCGATCGTGAGGTGCGAAAACAGATTGTAGCTCTGGAACACGATGCCGACGTCCTGGCGCAGCGCGCGCAAGTTCACGTCGGGACGGTCGACGCGGTGCCCGCAGACCACGATCTCGCCGCCGTCGACCTTCTCGAAGCGGTCGATGCAGCGCAGCGCCGTGCTCTTGCCGGAGCCGGAGCGGCCGATCAGTGCCAGCACCTCGCCGCGCGCGACGGCAAAGGAGACGCCGTCGAGCACGCGGAGCGAGCCGAAGCTCTTCTGCACGTCGCGGAGCGACACGATCGGTTCGGAGGAGAGGGCGTTCTGCTGCATGTCAGGCTGGCGCGAGGTTGGACCTGCCATGTCCCATCCGCCGTTCCAGCCTCTGGCTGAACAGCGACAGGGGATAGCACATGGCGAAGTAGGTGACGGCGATGATGGCGTAGATGGCGAACGGCTCGAACAGCGAGTTGTTGACGATCTGGCCCGAGCGCATCAGCTCGACGAAGCCGACGACGGAGGCGAGCGAGGTGTTCTTGATGATCTGCACCATGAAGCCGACGGTCGGCGGCGTCGCTATGCGGATTGCCTGCGGCAGGATCACCTTCGTCATGCGCTGCGTGCGGCTCAGCGCCAGGCCTTCGGCGGCCTCCCATTGCGGCTTCGGCACGGACTGGATGCAGCCGCGCCAGATCTCGCCGAGATAGGCGGCGACGTACAGCGTCAGCGAGGCGCCGGCCGCGACGAGTGGCGAGACCTTGAGGCCGATGGCGGCGAGACCGAAATAGCCGAGGAACAGGATGACCAGCAGCGGCGTGCCCTGGACGAGCTGGACATAGACGGCGCTGGCGATCCGCACCGGTTTGAGCGGCGAGATCCGCGCCAGCGCGATCACGAACCCGACGATGCCGCCGCCGATCAGCGCGATCAGCGACAGACCGATGGTCCACAGCGCGCCCTGGCCGAGGAACATGAGATGGTTGATGTTGAGATGTCCGCCCATGGTCATCTCACAACGGCGTGCCGAGCCGGCGGCGGCGCGGAAACAGCACGAGGCCGAGGCCCCAGAAGCCGGCACGCATGACCAGCGACAGGATGACGTAGAGCACGGCGACGATGATGTAGGTCTCGAACGCGCGATACGTGTCGGACTGGATGTAGTTGGCGACGGCGGTGAGCTCCTCGGCCGAGATCTGCGAGCAGACCGAGGAAGCCAGCATCAACAGCACGAACTGGCTGGTGAGTGCCGGATAGACCTTCTCGATCGCCGGCAGCAGGATGATGTGCCAGTAGATCTGCAGGCGAGACAGCGCCAGCCCTTCGGCGGCCTCGATCTGCCCGCGCGGGATCGCCTCGAAGCCGGCGCGCATGATCTCCGCGGTATAGGCACCGACATTGATGGTCAGCGCGGCCACGGCCACGGTGAAGGCGGAGTATTTCAGGCCGAGGCTGGCGAGGCCGAAATAGACCAGGAAGATCTGCACCAGCAGCGGGGTGTTGCGGATGGTCTCGACATAGACCTTGCAGGCGCCTGATATCAGCGCATTGTGCGTGCCGCGTCCGACCGCCGCGAGCGTGCCGAGCAGGGCGCCGAGCACGGTCGCGAAGAACGCCAACTCCAACGTCAGCACCGCGCCGGCCAGAAAGCTCGGCCAACGCTCCAGCACTGCGGGGAAGTCGAGTTGGAGGCTCATCGTGTCAGGGTCAGCCGGTTGTCTGGTTGGTCATGCGGTCATAGACGCGGAACAGCGCCTGGTTGCCGTTGCTGCCTTCGCCATGGGCGCGCGCATCGACATATTGGCTGGTGACGAGCGCCGTGCCGGGCAGCGGCACGTTGAGCGCCTGCGCATGCTCCTGCACGAGGCGAAGGTCCTTGAGCTGCAGATCGATCCGGAAGCCGGCGGATGCGTCG
It encodes:
- a CDS encoding ribokinase, with the translated sequence MIVVFGSLNIDLVAKVPVIPGPGRTVLAPSYQTHFGGKGANQAVAAARIAGPGHVRMAGRVGRDGFGDTAIENLRANGVDADLVTRADEPTGCAFITVDQAGENAITVASGANMTATAGDLPVELFNPDTVLVLQMEVPFEQAFEAARRTTLAAGTVVWNLAPVPEKMTREMVTELLAVTDHLLVNEHEALDAAGAIGLAPSNYEAAAADLARTGDLTCTVTAGAQGALAVTAEGTRLRAPAPRITPVDTTGAGDTFVGAFAAMLREGVLLQRALEVSCETAALKCLKAGAQTGMPMRSAIGSLA
- the rpiB gene encoding ribose 5-phosphate isomerase B, whose amino-acid sequence is MRLVIGSDHAGWPLKQTVIDHIRKLGHDVIDVGSHDDKPVDFPDIARAVAAKVTSGEAARGIMVCGTGVGASIAANKMKGIRAAVCHDVHSAHQSVEHDDVNVMCIGAQIVGAWLAVDLVSSYLSAEFSTDEDFRRRVEKLRVMDEQG
- a CDS encoding transporter substrate-binding domain-containing protein, with amino-acid sequence MTNKRLLGTAAALFGLVMMAATPASADLLDDIMKAKKIRISTDLAIPPSGMMDSTMKATGSDVEVAQLLAKDWGLELEFVQTTGATRIPNVLTGKADIIISTLSVTAERAKVIDFTKRYATLQSDVGCLKSSTVKDWPDLKDKSIGVSRGTTQDTTLTNMKDKDLKIARYDDDATMVTAAVSGQVDCVGSSATIINQIGVKNLSRVFESRIPLATFDLAIGLKKGEQPLMDKLNAWITENVKNGKLNAIYKKFHGVDLPPDMRS
- a CDS encoding amino acid ABC transporter ATP-binding protein gives rise to the protein MQQNALSSEPIVSLRDVQKSFGSLRVLDGVSFAVARGEVLALIGRSGSGKSTALRCIDRFEKVDGGEIVVCGHRVDRPDVNLRALRQDVGIVFQSYNLFSHLTIEQNITLAPCAVKGLASGEAKDLARKVLAQVGLEEKLHAYPEQLSGGQQQRAAIARSLAMQPKVMLFDEVTSALDPELTGEVLKVIEQLAADGMTMVMVTHEMGFAKGIADRIVFMHRGKVHETGPASILTSPTTPELTQFVGTGNLKS
- a CDS encoding amino acid ABC transporter permease, whose amino-acid sequence is MGGHLNINHLMFLGQGALWTIGLSLIALIGGGIVGFVIALARISPLKPVRIASAVYVQLVQGTPLLVILFLGYFGLAAIGLKVSPLVAAGASLTLYVAAYLGEIWRGCIQSVPKPQWEAAEGLALSRTQRMTKVILPQAIRIATPPTVGFMVQIIKNTSLASVVGFVELMRSGQIVNNSLFEPFAIYAIIAVTYFAMCYPLSLFSQRLERRMGHGRSNLAPA
- a CDS encoding amino acid ABC transporter permease, whose translation is MSLQLDFPAVLERWPSFLAGAVLTLELAFFATVLGALLGTLAAVGRGTHNALISGACKVYVETIRNTPLLVQIFLVYFGLASLGLKYSAFTVAVAALTINVGAYTAEIMRAGFEAIPRGQIEAAEGLALSRLQIYWHIILLPAIEKVYPALTSQFVLLMLASSVCSQISAEELTAVANYIQSDTYRAFETYIIVAVLYVILSLVMRAGFWGLGLVLFPRRRRLGTPL